DNA from Quercus lobata isolate SW786 chromosome 1, ValleyOak3.0 Primary Assembly, whole genome shotgun sequence:
AACCACAAAATAGTAGACAAAAAGGCATCATTTTTTGGCGATTTACATTGTAAAGATTGCAGGCAAACATCAGTATCAACAAAATTGTTTCAAACCACATGGGGAGCAAAATCCAAATGTGGCACAAAAATCAGTCCAAGAAAATCCCATATTCTTTAATAAACAAAGCAAAAAGATGTCATCGTGTAAATAATTATTCAGCTTGAATACACAACCAAAAGCATCTTCCCAcatcattttattttcacaacaaatgaaagaaattatcaaattaaacatAAACTAACTACTAAAAATGGTATTTCATCAACaaaattatctttatttgaCAATAAGCAACTATAAAGAACAAAACATAATAACTagacaaagaagaaatgaaagagCAGAATCCCACCACAATTAaagcaaaccaaacccaaataGCAAAATTCAGAATCTTAATCCCACAAGAATCTAGAGACTTAgtaatataaacaataaaaagaaaaatcagcaAACACACAATAAGATAGAGGCAAGAAATTAGAGTTAGAACCGAGTCTTTAGGAAGGGCCTGCCAGTGTAGTCAAAGGCGTTCCGGGCGCTTGCCTAGGCGCCCAGGCAAGGTGAGGCGCCAGAAAAGCGCCTCAGAGGCACTGAGGCGAGGCGCCTTTAGTGAGGCGCTCGCCTCTGGAGCCTAGGCGCTCACCCAGATGTATTTTGATAGGCGAGAGGCGAGCGCCTGAGGTATATTTGTGTTTTAAAGGGCTCTAATGGCatgttttgtaaatttaaagagGTGTATGGTTGGTTTTAAAATTGTTACCTCAGTGGGGATGAGCTGTCACCCACtatatcaaataaattaatataaaaaaaagcataaaacaaaagataaaacaaagaaGTTTCGGGAACCACTCAACTTTCAGAGCAAATGTATTTCGTCTTCTTCTAGGATTTGGAAGAGAGTGGGCCAGTGGCTGCCGGCAGTCAACCAACATCAGGTAatattttcctattcttttagttttttttttacactttttcttttcctgagTTCTCTCTCACTGCGACACTGCTTTGGTAAGTTTGTCGTTGTCCACACTTTCAAAGCATATAAAACTCTCTCCTCTCTATTTCTTCTCTACTTTTCCCCCCTTTTCTCTCCTCTGTTGGACTCtctgtttttttcccccttttcaGAGCATATAAAACTCTCTcctctctgttttttctttgttttttccccccttttctCTTCTCTGTTGGACTCTCTGTCTCCAGCAACTTTCCCTTTTCTCGAACTCATTACTTCACTCAATTTTTAGAGCTTAAACCATTGTAAATGATACATAGCTAGCTTAATATAGAATCCTATTAAAtgtattgtattgggttttatttttttatatgtagaaTGGCTTCAGATAATGGGAGGAGAAAAGACCCGGGatggaaatataattatttagcTAATGTTGAAGACAAAAATGCAGTGACTTGCCTCTTTTGTAACAAAGTCACAAAGGGAGGGATACATAGAGCAAAGCAGCATCAAGTAGGGAATTTTAAAAACAGGACAAAGTGTTTAAAATGTCCTGATCATGTTAGAGAAGAGCTTGCGCAGTATATGGCAGAGAAGAAGAGTGACAAGGAGAACTATGACAAGATGCCTGATTTTGATGATATAGATGATATGATTGAAATTTAGGACgttgatgatgatgaggtaGAGGAAGTTGGAGTTatccaaaaagggaaaaaatcaTGCTCTAGTAAAAGAGGGGTTGGCAGTAGCACCCAAGTGAAAACTGTGAAATTAATGCCAAAGTCTAAGAAGTTGAAAGGTCCCATGGATTCTTTTGTAAGATTAAAGCCAGAAAAAGTGGTTGCACTTAGGAAACAGGGTAAGATGAAGCAAACTAACATCAATGAAAAACTTGACAAAGAGAAAAGAGCACAAGCTTGTCAGTATATTGGCCGGCTATTTTATCTAGCCGGTATACCATTCAATGTTGCTCGCTTAGATGAATTTAAATGGGCAGTTGAAGCTATTGGGCAGTATGGTCCAAATATGAAGCCTCCTAGTTACCATGAGTTAAGAGTTCCAATTCTCAAAAAGGAGGTGGCTTACACAAATGAGTTATTGAGTGATCACAAGCAAGATTGGAAGAAATATGGCTGTTCTATTATGTCTGATGGGTGGACTAGTAGAACCAATAGGACCTTGATTAACTTTTTGGTGAATTTCCCATCTGGAACCATGTTTGTGAAGTCAATTGATGCATCATCTTTTATGAAAACTGGGGAAAAAACTTTTGAATTACTTGATGCATTTGTAGAACAGATTGGGGAGGCTAATGTAGTCCAAGTAGTATCGGATAATGGATCTAATTATGTGTTGGCTGGGAAGTTGTTGGAAGCAAAAAGGCCAAATTTGTATTGGACTCCATGTGCTACACACTGCATTGACCTTATATTGGAGGACATTGGGAAAATTCCTAGAATTACAAAATCTTTGGAAAGGGTCATTCAATTGACTGGATATATCTACAACCATGGGGGTGTCTTAAATATGATGTGAGAATACACAAAACAAAGAGAGCTGGTTAGGGCtggaaaaactaggttttgcaCTTTATATCTTACAATAAAATCCATTTATAAGCAAAAACATAACCTAAGGGCCATGTTTACTTTTGAGGAGTGGGCTCGTAGTAGATGGGCAAAGGAAGCAAATGCTAAACAAGTAGTAGAAACGATTTTGATGCCTTCTTTTTGGAATACTATAGTTTACATTCTTAAAGTTATGGGCCCTCTTGTTCGGGTTCTTCGCCTTATTGATAATGAGAGAAAACCAGCTATGAGTTACATATATGAGGCAATGGATAGGGCCAGAGAAGCTATTATAAAAgctttttaatgagaatgaaaaaaggtattcaaatatttttaaaatcattgatGAGAGATGGGAATGTCAATTACATCGGCCTTTGCATGCAACAGGTCATTTCTTGAATACTGAGtacttttattttgatgataaCATAGCAACATATCATGAAATTACAGTAGGATTGTATGCTTGTATACAAAGACTAGTTCCTAGTGCTGAAATTCAGGACTAGATCACGACTGAGCTACCCATCTATAAGAAAGCTGAAGGACTCTTTGGCATTGAATTGGCTAAAAGATCAAGAAAGACAAGGACTCTAGGTAAGAAAGCATTTATATCTAACTTATAATGACTAGAACAGtggcacttaaaaaaaaaaaaaaaaatctgacttctatgatatatcatatatcattactcatacttatttttctttaacatagTTGAATGGTGGAGTTTGTATGGGAGCTCAACTCCGAATTTGCAACAGTTAGCTATAAGAATCTTGAGCTTGACTTGTAGTGCATGTGGCTGTGAGTGCAATTGGAGTGTGTTTGAGTAGGTGAGTTTTGAAGTATAATAAGTAGATTTTATCCTTTGATGAGCTACTTTATTTCATAGAAAATTCAATTCCAATGGTTTCATTATTCACTATAGTCTAATACTTAGTTTTCATAAATGGTTGTAGATTCACACAAAAAGAAGGAATAGACTTGCACAAAAACGACTAAATAGTCTTTGTGAAGTATAATCAAAAGATGAAGGCACGATATTATAAGCGTGATGTTATTGATCCCATCTCCTTAGATGATATAGATGAAATTAATGAATGGTTGTTGGGGGAAATGGGTGCTAAACCATCTATGAATGTTGAAGATGAATTggtttttgatgatgatgatgatggtttgACATGAGGTGTAGTGGCAAGAGCTCCTGGTGTTGGAGAACCAAGGAAGAATACTAGATTCCAAACAAAATCAAGGGCAAGCTTAAAGGCCTCAACATCACAACCAAATATTGAAGAGGAAGATGCTGATTCTGATGAGACTGAGGAAGAGAATGTTGATAGTTATAAATTTGGTTCAAGTGGCTTTGAAAGTAATGGAAACTTGAGTGAAGACTCTGATGATGACCTTTAGATTAAAAATAACAACCACATTCAGGCTATTAAATAGGCTAATAGGCAGAATGTTCAATCTTCAAATGCttttgttttgtcatggatagtCATGAAGTTCAATCTTCAATATTTTGttaggagttttcttctttctaatatGAAGTTATGTACAATATTTTGGTTTAATATTCAGATTTAGTTGATATTTGGGTGGAGACTAATTTTTAAATGGTGATTTATGTTTATATTCAGACTTAGTTGATATTTGATAATTATCTAGACTTAGTTGACTGTTGATATTTGGATAGAgactaattttttagaatttggcGCCTCGCTTCACTCGGGCTAGCGCCTTTTTGGCGCCTTGTCGCCTCGGGCGATACAAGGCCTTGGCGCCTTAATGGCGCCTTTCGCCTTTGACTACCTTGGGGTCTGCCAAAAACCCCCAATTTTCAAACCCAAGCAAAATTACCAAGCTTTAGACTCAACAAGAAAACTTAGCCATCAAACtaacaaaactcaaacaaaatgAGACCCAAATTCGGTCATCTctaaaaagcaaataaaaatagaaacaaaaaaataaatataagagaaaagaCAACAGTGAGAAAGAAAGGGGGCCAGTGATGATAGCACCACCAACAGTGATGGTGTGGGTGCAATGAGAAGCTCCATCACGACTGGGCTTTAGAGGtcaagaaaacagagagagaaagagctagAGAGTGAGATGAGAGAATCTTAAGAGAGGAGAGGGTCGCATCAGAAAGCACCGCCAGTGGGGGTGATGTGGAACTCGGTGACTAGCAGCAGTGATGGAGATTCGGCCATGGTGTGCCAAAGAACGATTAAgagtacgtttggtacactgaatggaGATTACGAtaggaattgtaatctttattactaggaataaaatgtgttgtaatgtaataactaaacatattcattagtttgattgtgagttataacattagaatgaaacttaacatttattttaggaaatatcttattcatacaattatatctcgttaaaaattgttatttttaaatttaagagagatgtgttattttttatgattttttatttttataattgttagatgtatatagaaagtttgtttatttggaaatatattaagttttgaaattattgcataaCTAAgaaatagttaatataacattttaaagaggaatagttattcctcattttgaataatagttattcataaggaatgattattccttgtaataaaaacataaccaaactaaagaataaacaaactataggaataactattacattacaacacttattacaatctaccaaacatgccATAAGGGTAGGACagtaagagagagagtttgttt
Protein-coding regions in this window:
- the LOC115977661 gene encoding uncharacterized protein LOC115977661 produces the protein MKPPSYHELRVPILKKEVAYTNELLSDHKQDWKKYGCSIMSDGWTSRTNRTLINFLVNFPSGTMFVKSIDASSFMKTGEKTFELLDAFVEQIGEANVVQVVSDNGSNYVLAGKLLEAKRPNLYWTPCATHCIDLILEDIGKIPRITKSLERVIQLTGYIYNHGGVLNMM